One genomic window of Coffea eugenioides isolate CCC68of chromosome 1, Ceug_1.0, whole genome shotgun sequence includes the following:
- the LOC113779173 gene encoding uncharacterized protein YKR070W isoform X3: MMRLLLQILRNNSSLKSELNGGTKASALPKLFSRWLHAPTQPPSFGIAFDIDGVLLRGETSTGGSPQALRRLYYHSANSCSISALKVPYVFLTNGGGVPESERAKELSKQLGVDILPLQVIQGHTPFRELVKRYEDDLIVAVGKGEPGRVMSEYGFKNVLSIDDYASCFPNIDPLAQYKKWTKMQPTDREMALRTDPCSQRVQAVFIVLCDILRTGGLPGQEIAHQPPLFFANDDIAYQALFPAERLGMGAFRIALESIFNRIHTNNMEYTSYGKPNPFVFKNAENVLLQVLQSAYNNIQSSGEMQPFKRLYMIGDNPSVDINGAKQAGHPWVSILTRTGVFKGIGNHADYPADLVVNSVEEAVDYILRKEHTS; the protein is encoded by the exons ATGATGAGGCTGCTTCTCCAAATCCTAAGGAACAATTCTTCACTGAAGAGTGAACTGAATGGTGGCACAAAAGCTTCGGCACTTCCCAAACTCTTTTCTCGCTGGCTTCACGCTCCCACACAACCACC ATCGTTTGGCATTGCCTTCGACATTGACGGCGTCCTTCTCCGGGGCGAAACTTCCACCGGCGGCTCTCCTCAAGCTCTCAGGCGTCTCTACTACCACTCTGCAAATTCCTGCTCAATCA GTGCTTTGAAGGTTCCTTATGTTTTTCTGACAAATG GAGGTGGAGTTCCTGAATCTGAAAGAGCCAAGGAGTTAAGCAAACAGTTGGGTGTTGATATTTTGCCCTTGCAG GTTATACAGGGCCATACTCCATTCAGAGAACTTGTTAAAAG ATATGAGGATGATCTCATTGTTGCTGTTGGAAAAGGAGAACCTGGAAGAGTCATGTCTGAGTATGGCTTTAA AAATGTTCTTTCCATAGACGACTATGCATCTTGCTTTCCAAACATCGATCCTTTGGCTCAATATAagaaatggacaaaaatgcagcCAACTGATAGAGAAATGGCCCTAAGAACTGATCCTTGCTCTCAGAGAGTGCAGGCAGTGTTCATT GTTCTATGTGACATTCTCCGTACTGGAGGTCTTCCGGGACAAGAAATTGCACATCAACCACCTCTATTCTTTGCAAATGATGATATTGCATATCAG GCATTATTTCCTGCTGAGCGTCTTGGCATGGGTGCTTTCAGGATTGCATTGGAGTCTATCTTCAACAG AATACACACTAATAATATGGAGTACACATCTTATGGAAAACCAAATCCATTTGTATTTAAGAATGCTGAAAACGTGTTGCTTCAAGTACTGCAATCTGCTTACAATAACATTCAGTCTAGTGGTGAAATGCAGCCTTTCAAAAGGCTATACATGATAGGAGATAATCCTTCAGTTGACATCAACGGAGCAAAGCAG GCAGGGCATccttgggtttcaattttgacaAGGACGGGGGTTTTCAAAGGAATTGGAAATCATGCTGATTATCCAGCAGATCTG GTGGTCAACTCTGTGGAAGAGGCCGTCGATTACATATTGAGGAAAGAGCATACATCTTAG
- the LOC113769041 gene encoding enoyl-[acyl-carrier-protein] reductase, mitochondrial, with translation MATVRLLMLQKALLHRTTSWSSSQLLLRSPSIPILTSLRAFSSAAALSPPSTAVVYDQHGPPDTVTRITELPPVEIKENDVCVKMLAAPINPSDINRIEGVYPVRPPVPAVGGYEGVGEVHSVGPGVKGFSAGDLVISSPPSSGTWQTYVVKEQSLWHRIDNGTPIEYAATVTVNPLTALRMVEDFVDLNSGDSIVQNGATSIVGQCVIQLARERGIHTVNIIRDRARSDEVKEKLKKLGADEVYTESQLEVKNLKSLLINLPEPALGFNCVGGNAASLVLKFLRQGGTMVTYGGMSKKPITVSTTSFIFRDLSLRGFWLQKWMTSEKAKECRSMIDYLLGLTREGKLIYDMELVPFNNFQTALEKALGKLGSQPKQVIKF, from the exons ATGGCGACAGTGAGGCTACTAATGCTCCAGAAAGCTCTACTCCATCGAACGACGTCGTGGTCTTCTTCTCAGCTGCTCCTCCGATCTCCCAGTATTCCCATTCTCACCTCCCTTCGAGCTTTCTCCTCAGCAGCTGCCCTGTCTCCGCCTTCCACGGCGGTTGTGTACGATCAGCATGGACCACCCGACACCGTCACCAGAATCACGGAGCTTCCGCCGGTTGAAATTAAAGAGAATGACGTCTGCGTTAAAATGCTTGCCGCTCCTATCAATCCTTCCGATATTAATCGAATTGAAG GAGTATATCCGGTGCGGCCACCAGTGCCCGCGGTTGGGGGTTACGAGGGTGTAGGAGAGGTGCATTCTGTCGGGCCAGGAGTAAAAGGTTTCTCTGCCGGCGATTTGGTCATTTCATCTCCACCTTCTTCAG GGACTTGGCAGACTTATGTTGTAAAAGAGCAAAGTCTTTGGCACAGAATTGATAATGGAACCCCTATTGAATATGCTGCGACAGTTACTGTTAATCCTTTGACTGCCCTTAGAATGGTTGAGGATTTTGTTGATTTAAATTCAG GGGATTCAATCGTTCAAAATGGAGCAACCAGCATTGTAGGGCAGTGTGTCATCCAGCTCGCTCGTGAACGAGGCATCCATACTGTTAATATTATAAGGGACAG GGCCAGATCAGACGAAGTAAAAGAAAAGCTCAAGAAACTTGGGGCTGATGAAGTGTATACGGAGAGTCAACTAGAAGTGAAGAATCTTAAAAGCCTCCTG ATCAATCTTCCTGAACCTGCATTAGGATTCAACTGTGTTGGTGGAAACGCTGCTTCTTTGGTTCTCAAGTTCTTGAG ACAGGGTGGAACTATGGTTACATATGGAGGAATGTCAAAGAAACCAATAACTGTATCAACTACATCTTTCATATTTAGG GACCTTTCTTTGAGAGGATTCTGGTTGCAGAAGTGGATGACTTCAGAGAAAGCAAAGGAATGCAGAAGCATGATTGATTATCTTTTGGGCCTAACTCGAGAGGGGAAATTAATATATGA TATGGAGCTGGTTCCTTTTAACAACTTCCAAACTGCCTTAGAGAAGGCACTTGGAAAGCTAGGAAGTCAACCCAAACAAGTTATCAAATTCTGA
- the LOC113779173 gene encoding uncharacterized protein YKR070W isoform X2 — MMRLLLQILRNNSSLKSELNGGTKASALPKLFSRWLHAPTQPPSFGIAFDIDGVLLRGETSTGGSPQALRRLYYHSANSCSIRGGVPESERAKELSKQLGVDILPLQVIQGHTPFRELVKRYEDDLIVAVGKGEPGRVMSEYGFKNVLSIDDYASCFPNIDPLAQYKKWTKMQPTDREMALRTDPCSQRVQAVFIVSDPVDWSRDIQVLCDILRTGGLPGQEIAHQPPLFFANDDIAYQALFPAERLGMGAFRIALESIFNRIHTNNMEYTSYGKPNPFVFKNAENVLLQVLQSAYNNIQSSGEMQPFKRLYMIGDNPSVDINGAKQAGHPWVSILTRTGVFKGIGNHADYPADLVVNSVEEAVDYILRKEHTS, encoded by the exons ATGATGAGGCTGCTTCTCCAAATCCTAAGGAACAATTCTTCACTGAAGAGTGAACTGAATGGTGGCACAAAAGCTTCGGCACTTCCCAAACTCTTTTCTCGCTGGCTTCACGCTCCCACACAACCACC ATCGTTTGGCATTGCCTTCGACATTGACGGCGTCCTTCTCCGGGGCGAAACTTCCACCGGCGGCTCTCCTCAAGCTCTCAGGCGTCTCTACTACCACTCTGCAAATTCCTGCTCAATCA GAGGTGGAGTTCCTGAATCTGAAAGAGCCAAGGAGTTAAGCAAACAGTTGGGTGTTGATATTTTGCCCTTGCAG GTTATACAGGGCCATACTCCATTCAGAGAACTTGTTAAAAG ATATGAGGATGATCTCATTGTTGCTGTTGGAAAAGGAGAACCTGGAAGAGTCATGTCTGAGTATGGCTTTAA AAATGTTCTTTCCATAGACGACTATGCATCTTGCTTTCCAAACATCGATCCTTTGGCTCAATATAagaaatggacaaaaatgcagcCAACTGATAGAGAAATGGCCCTAAGAACTGATCCTTGCTCTCAGAGAGTGCAGGCAGTGTTCATTGTTAGTGATCCTGTTGACTGGAGCAGGGACATTCAG GTTCTATGTGACATTCTCCGTACTGGAGGTCTTCCGGGACAAGAAATTGCACATCAACCACCTCTATTCTTTGCAAATGATGATATTGCATATCAG GCATTATTTCCTGCTGAGCGTCTTGGCATGGGTGCTTTCAGGATTGCATTGGAGTCTATCTTCAACAG AATACACACTAATAATATGGAGTACACATCTTATGGAAAACCAAATCCATTTGTATTTAAGAATGCTGAAAACGTGTTGCTTCAAGTACTGCAATCTGCTTACAATAACATTCAGTCTAGTGGTGAAATGCAGCCTTTCAAAAGGCTATACATGATAGGAGATAATCCTTCAGTTGACATCAACGGAGCAAAGCAG GCAGGGCATccttgggtttcaattttgacaAGGACGGGGGTTTTCAAAGGAATTGGAAATCATGCTGATTATCCAGCAGATCTG GTGGTCAACTCTGTGGAAGAGGCCGTCGATTACATATTGAGGAAAGAGCATACATCTTAG
- the LOC113779173 gene encoding uncharacterized protein YKR070W isoform X1 gives MMRLLLQILRNNSSLKSELNGGTKASALPKLFSRWLHAPTQPPSFGIAFDIDGVLLRGETSTGGSPQALRRLYYHSANSCSISALKVPYVFLTNGGGVPESERAKELSKQLGVDILPLQVIQGHTPFRELVKRYEDDLIVAVGKGEPGRVMSEYGFKNVLSIDDYASCFPNIDPLAQYKKWTKMQPTDREMALRTDPCSQRVQAVFIVSDPVDWSRDIQVLCDILRTGGLPGQEIAHQPPLFFANDDIAYQALFPAERLGMGAFRIALESIFNRIHTNNMEYTSYGKPNPFVFKNAENVLLQVLQSAYNNIQSSGEMQPFKRLYMIGDNPSVDINGAKQAGHPWVSILTRTGVFKGIGNHADYPADLVVNSVEEAVDYILRKEHTS, from the exons ATGATGAGGCTGCTTCTCCAAATCCTAAGGAACAATTCTTCACTGAAGAGTGAACTGAATGGTGGCACAAAAGCTTCGGCACTTCCCAAACTCTTTTCTCGCTGGCTTCACGCTCCCACACAACCACC ATCGTTTGGCATTGCCTTCGACATTGACGGCGTCCTTCTCCGGGGCGAAACTTCCACCGGCGGCTCTCCTCAAGCTCTCAGGCGTCTCTACTACCACTCTGCAAATTCCTGCTCAATCA GTGCTTTGAAGGTTCCTTATGTTTTTCTGACAAATG GAGGTGGAGTTCCTGAATCTGAAAGAGCCAAGGAGTTAAGCAAACAGTTGGGTGTTGATATTTTGCCCTTGCAG GTTATACAGGGCCATACTCCATTCAGAGAACTTGTTAAAAG ATATGAGGATGATCTCATTGTTGCTGTTGGAAAAGGAGAACCTGGAAGAGTCATGTCTGAGTATGGCTTTAA AAATGTTCTTTCCATAGACGACTATGCATCTTGCTTTCCAAACATCGATCCTTTGGCTCAATATAagaaatggacaaaaatgcagcCAACTGATAGAGAAATGGCCCTAAGAACTGATCCTTGCTCTCAGAGAGTGCAGGCAGTGTTCATTGTTAGTGATCCTGTTGACTGGAGCAGGGACATTCAG GTTCTATGTGACATTCTCCGTACTGGAGGTCTTCCGGGACAAGAAATTGCACATCAACCACCTCTATTCTTTGCAAATGATGATATTGCATATCAG GCATTATTTCCTGCTGAGCGTCTTGGCATGGGTGCTTTCAGGATTGCATTGGAGTCTATCTTCAACAG AATACACACTAATAATATGGAGTACACATCTTATGGAAAACCAAATCCATTTGTATTTAAGAATGCTGAAAACGTGTTGCTTCAAGTACTGCAATCTGCTTACAATAACATTCAGTCTAGTGGTGAAATGCAGCCTTTCAAAAGGCTATACATGATAGGAGATAATCCTTCAGTTGACATCAACGGAGCAAAGCAG GCAGGGCATccttgggtttcaattttgacaAGGACGGGGGTTTTCAAAGGAATTGGAAATCATGCTGATTATCCAGCAGATCTG GTGGTCAACTCTGTGGAAGAGGCCGTCGATTACATATTGAGGAAAGAGCATACATCTTAG
- the LOC113780587 gene encoding probable serine/threonine-protein kinase PBL7, translating into MGCFPCSGDSSSIKKPEKKRKNYSHINTNHYTKDDQRIPTTVSPNKGGKKENKIDINPSAAPDEVASKRSFCDEDGNRSNSRAFQYTELEAATENFRSENFLGEGGFGKVYKGCLVDTGQIVAIKQLDPNGCQGIREFTVEALFLSLADHPNLVKLIGCCAEGVQRLLVYEYMPLGSLDDHLHGRPSNKKKLDWNTRMNIAAGAARGLEYLHDKMKPPVIYRDLKCSNILLGEGYHPKLSDFGLAKVGPSGDKSHVSTRVMGTYGYCAPDYAMTGQLTFKSDIYSFGVVLLEIITGRKAIDDSRPAAEQNLVAWARPLFRDRRKFSQMADPSLEGQYPVRGLYQALAIAAMCVQEQASMRPVIADIVIALNYLASQTYDPSRLPVHNSRKSSSSYKSRKDDEQKPLAGTTTRDDDDEQTRLND; encoded by the exons ATGGGATGTTTTCCATGTTCAGGAGATTCATCATCAATCAAGAAGccagagaaaaaaaggaagaattatAGTCATATCAATACCAATCACTATACAAAAGATGATCAAAGAATACCCACAACAG TGAGCCCAAATAAAGGTGGGAAGAAGGAGAACAAGATAGATATAAATCCATCTGCAGCACCAGACGAGGTGGCTAGTAAGAGGTCTTTTTGTGATGAAGATGGTAATCGATCAAACTCTAGGGCCTTTCAATATACTGAACTGGAAGCTGCTACAGAAAATTTCAGGTCAGAAAATTTTCTGGGGGAGGGAGGCTTTGGCAAAGTTTACAAAGGTTGTCTGGTAGATACCGGTCAG ATTGTGGCTATTAAGCAGCTTGATCCTAATGGATGTCAAGGGATCAGGGAGTTTACGGTTGAAGCATTATTCTTAAGTTTGGCTGATCATCCTAATCTTGTCAAGTTAATTGGTTGTTGTGCTGAGGGAGTTCAGAGGCTGTTGGTCTATGAGTACATGCCCCTGGGTTCTCTGGATGACCATTTACATG GTCGTCCATCCAATAAAAAAAAGCTTGATTGGAACACAAGAATGAATATAGCAGCTGGTGCAGCTCGAGGCTTAGAGTATTTGCATGACAAGATGAAGCCTCCTGTCATCTATCGAGATTTAAAGTGTTCTAACATTCTTCTTGGGGAGGGTTATCATCCAAAGCTATCTGATTTTGGTTTGGCCAAAGTTGGCCCTTCGGGAGATAAAAGTCATGTTTCCACCAGGGTGATGGGTACATACGGATATTGTGCTCCGGATTATGCAATGACCGGTCAGCTTACATTCAAATCTGATATTTATAGCTTTGGTGTTGTTCTTCTGGAGATCATCACTGGCAGGAAAGCAATTGACGATTCTAGACCTGCTGCAGAGCAAAATTTGGTTGCATGG GCACGGCCCTTGTTCAGAGACAGGAGAAAATTCTCTCAGATGGCTGATCCATCGCTGGAAGGTCAATATCCCGTAAGGGGCTTGTATCAAGCTCTTGCAATTGCTGCAATGTGCGTCCAGGAGCAAGCTAGCATGCGACCCGTGATAGCTGATATTGTTATAGCTTTGAATTACCTTGCATCCCAAACATATGATCCCAGTCGCCTTCCTGTCCATAATTCCCGAAAGAGCTCATCTTCATATAAATCAAGAAAAGATGATGAACAGAAACCTCTTGCTGGAACCACTACTcgcgatgatgatgatgagcaAACCAGGCTTAATGACTGA